From Verrucomicrobia bacterium S94, the proteins below share one genomic window:
- a CDS encoding fumarate hydratase, translating to MSNYTYTPTFQHSGDNTPYRLITKDGVRTESFNGKEVLIVEPEALEQLAYEAFCDVSFYLRPGHMKQVAAILEDPEASENDIFVARSFLENSIIAAHGELPTCQDTGTAIVTGTKGGYVWTDFDEKEALSKGVFKAYQERNLRYSQIAPLSMFEEKNTGNNLPAQIDLYAGKGAEYNLTFIAKGGGSANKSYLYQKTKSLLNEETLTEFLKAELFTVGTAACPPYHYAVVIGGTSAEATMKYVKMASIGALDDLPTSGDETGRAYRDLEWEEKVLKMAQDSKIGAQFGGKYFCHDVRVIRLPRHAASCPVGIGVSCSADRNIKAKITKDGVFLEQLEYDPAMYAPENLGKEADTAPVIDLNRPMEEVLKDLSQYPVLTRLRLNGTLIVARDIAHAKIKEKLDAGEPMPEYFKNHPVYYAGPAKTPEGKPSGSFGPTTAQRMDPYVKEFQSKGGSMVMLAKGNRAQEVTDSCQEHGGFYLGSVGGPAALLAEKNIKKVEIVDMEELGMEAVRKIEVEDFPAIILVDDKGNNFFADILKGK from the coding sequence ATGAGCAATTATACGTATACTCCGACGTTCCAGCACAGCGGCGACAACACGCCCTACCGCCTGATTACCAAAGACGGCGTCCGCACCGAATCCTTCAACGGCAAAGAAGTTCTTATCGTTGAGCCCGAAGCCCTCGAACAACTCGCCTACGAAGCCTTCTGCGATGTCTCCTTCTACCTCCGCCCCGGCCATATGAAACAGGTCGCCGCCATTCTCGAGGACCCGGAAGCCAGCGAAAACGACATCTTCGTGGCCCGCTCCTTCCTCGAAAACTCAATTATTGCCGCACACGGCGAACTGCCCACCTGCCAGGATACCGGCACCGCCATCGTAACCGGCACCAAAGGCGGCTATGTCTGGACTGATTTCGACGAAAAAGAAGCCCTCTCCAAAGGCGTCTTCAAAGCCTATCAGGAACGCAACCTGCGCTATTCCCAGATTGCGCCCCTCTCCATGTTCGAAGAAAAAAACACCGGAAACAACCTGCCCGCACAGATCGACCTCTACGCCGGAAAAGGTGCCGAATACAACCTCACCTTCATCGCCAAAGGCGGCGGATCGGCCAACAAATCCTACCTCTACCAGAAAACCAAATCGCTGCTGAATGAAGAAACGCTGACCGAATTTCTCAAAGCCGAACTCTTCACCGTCGGCACCGCCGCCTGCCCGCCCTACCACTATGCAGTCGTCATCGGCGGCACTTCCGCCGAAGCCACCATGAAATATGTCAAAATGGCCTCCATCGGCGCCCTCGACGACCTGCCCACCTCCGGCGATGAAACCGGCCGCGCCTACCGCGACCTCGAATGGGAGGAAAAAGTACTCAAAATGGCACAGGACTCCAAAATCGGTGCCCAGTTCGGCGGAAAATATTTCTGCCACGACGTCCGCGTCATCCGCCTGCCCCGACACGCCGCCAGCTGCCCCGTCGGCATCGGCGTCTCCTGCTCGGCCGATCGCAACATCAAAGCCAAAATCACCAAAGACGGCGTATTCCTCGAACAGCTCGAATACGACCCGGCCATGTATGCCCCGGAAAATCTCGGTAAAGAAGCCGACACCGCACCGGTCATCGACCTCAACCGTCCGATGGAAGAAGTTCTCAAGGACCTTTCACAGTATCCGGTCCTCACCCGCCTGCGGCTCAACGGCACCCTGATTGTGGCACGCGACATCGCCCACGCCAAAATCAAGGAAAAGCTCGATGCCGGTGAACCGATGCCCGAATACTTCAAAAACCATCCGGTCTACTACGCCGGTCCGGCCAAAACCCCCGAAGGCAAACCCTCCGGCTCCTTCGGCCCCACCACCGCACAGCGCATGGACCCGTATGTCAAAGAATTCCAGTCGAAGGGCGGCTCCATGGTCATGCTCGCCAAAGGCAACCGCGCGCAGGAAGTCACCGACAGCTGTCAGGAACACGGAGGATTCTACCTCGGTTCCGTCGGCGGTCCCGCCGCCCTCCTCGCCGAGAAAAACATCAAAAAAGTCGAAATTGTCGATATGGAAGAACTCGGCATGGAAGCCGTCCGCAAAATCGAAGTCGAAGACTTCCCAGCCATCATCCTCGTCGACGACAAAGGCAACAACTTCTTCGCCGATATCCTGAAAGGGAAATAA
- a CDS encoding HEAT repeat domain-containing protein translates to MKKIILVVAVIGVFGLVYVLSRSPVTQADQPESQINMSAIEVSRPQHAQEVPMAESEIESGLSENHPVFTVVDPKSGYQTRLEAMRKLGQEMSTNDIAVLMDFLNEPMPEDAKLGNLFYNSIRNDAYEILLRQKELPDGMGELLVNGYNNPNQDDTWRNYCIQFMQPFYERQSEVLSFESETGSREALVSSTADSEAAVPPQELQIIQDTLWDALGERDNSNAGAALLALDKLSRDHDEFDKGDINAAMLNLAQDEQASLANRVTAIRLCGERKNIHVLETARDLAHNSDITILRCAAIATLGEIGSEEDIALLESLSVSRDKRISKIASTSLSKRSLVE, encoded by the coding sequence ATGAAAAAAATTATTCTTGTAGTTGCAGTTATTGGTGTATTCGGACTTGTATATGTTTTGTCGAGAAGTCCTGTGACTCAGGCTGATCAGCCTGAGTCACAGATTAACATGTCTGCGATAGAAGTTTCGCGTCCGCAGCACGCCCAGGAAGTTCCAATGGCTGAATCGGAAATCGAGTCTGGTTTGAGTGAGAACCATCCGGTATTTACTGTGGTTGATCCGAAATCCGGCTACCAGACTAGGCTTGAAGCCATGCGGAAACTTGGGCAGGAGATGTCGACCAATGATATTGCAGTTCTGATGGATTTCCTAAATGAGCCAATGCCGGAAGATGCAAAGTTGGGGAATCTTTTTTACAACTCCATTCGAAATGATGCCTATGAAATTCTTCTTCGTCAGAAGGAACTTCCGGATGGTATGGGTGAATTGCTGGTGAATGGATATAACAACCCCAATCAGGATGATACGTGGCGCAATTATTGTATCCAGTTCATGCAGCCGTTCTATGAAAGACAGTCTGAAGTTTTAAGTTTTGAGTCTGAAACTGGGAGCCGAGAGGCGCTGGTCTCATCAACCGCGGACAGCGAGGCCGCTGTCCCTCCACAAGAACTGCAGATAATTCAGGACACACTCTGGGATGCGCTGGGGGAACGCGACAATTCGAATGCAGGGGCGGCGCTGTTGGCGCTCGATAAGCTTTCTCGTGATCATGATGAGTTTGATAAGGGTGACATTAATGCCGCGATGCTCAACTTGGCTCAGGATGAACAAGCTTCTTTGGCGAACCGAGTTACTGCCATTCGTCTTTGCGGTGAACGCAAAAATATACATGTATTGGAAACCGCCCGCGACCTGGCTCATAATTCGGACATAACCATACTTCGCTGTGCCGCCATCGCCACTCTCGGCGAAATCGGTTCCGAAGAAGATATCGCCCTTCTAGAATCCCTCTCAGTTTCCCGTGATAAGCGTATTTCAAAGATTGCGAGCACGTCATTGAGCAAACGAAGTCTGGTTGAGTAA
- a CDS encoding transposase, protein MPRKPRIEYEGAIYHVMSRGNHQEAIYKDDKDCEVFLDTLGEACDRTGWRIHAFVLMGNHYHLLLETPEANLVAGMKWLQGTYTQRFNSRHKFWGHLLQGRYKALLVDGTGGDYFLTVSNYIHLNPVRVKGFDPRKRTLADYRWSSFPLYGRPSKRPDWLCVDRTLGCMELEDSVAGRRNYRRIMNKRVAEVAASDNPVEFDSQWNHIRRGWCFGADQFKADMLERIDRLSGKRESFCGEEVRQHDEVEAERLLQQGIECLQLDEQSLYGMRKGADEKALLAWLIRRHTVVSNAWIAERLHMGRADCLSRYPRRIDETEDELLIKKRERLREVTKLRD, encoded by the coding sequence ATGCCAAGGAAACCTAGAATTGAATATGAAGGGGCCATCTATCACGTAATGAGCCGGGGAAATCACCAGGAGGCAATTTACAAAGACGATAAGGACTGCGAAGTATTTTTAGATACGCTGGGTGAGGCGTGTGACCGCACGGGCTGGCGGATACACGCCTTCGTTCTTATGGGGAATCATTACCACCTTTTACTGGAGACTCCTGAAGCGAATTTGGTGGCTGGAATGAAGTGGCTGCAGGGGACGTATACGCAGCGTTTTAACAGTCGGCATAAGTTTTGGGGACATCTATTGCAGGGGCGTTACAAGGCGCTGCTGGTGGATGGGACGGGCGGAGACTATTTTTTGACGGTAAGTAATTATATCCATCTTAATCCGGTGCGGGTGAAAGGATTTGACCCGCGGAAGAGAACTCTGGCGGATTACCGCTGGAGCAGTTTCCCGCTTTATGGACGGCCTTCAAAACGCCCAGACTGGCTTTGTGTGGATCGTACGTTGGGCTGCATGGAACTTGAGGATTCGGTGGCCGGCCGACGGAACTACCGGAGAATTATGAATAAACGGGTTGCTGAAGTCGCCGCAAGTGACAATCCCGTGGAGTTTGATTCGCAATGGAACCATATCCGCAGAGGATGGTGCTTCGGGGCGGATCAGTTCAAAGCTGATATGCTTGAAAGAATTGACCGGCTTTCAGGGAAACGGGAATCATTTTGCGGGGAAGAGGTGAGGCAGCATGATGAAGTTGAAGCGGAGCGGTTGTTGCAACAGGGTATTGAGTGCCTTCAGCTTGATGAGCAGTCTCTGTACGGGATGCGGAAGGGGGCGGATGAGAAGGCGCTGCTGGCCTGGCTGATCAGGAGGCACACGGTGGTTTCCAATGCCTGGATTGCGGAGCGGCTGCATATGGGGAGGGCGGATTGTCTGTCGAGATACCCTAGACGGATTGATGAGACTGAGGATGAACTGTTAATAAAGAAGCGTGAACGGTTGAGAGAAGTTACTAAATTACGGGACTGA
- a CDS encoding IS3 family transposase, with translation MREQTGLALSWLLAKASLGKSRFYDWRKRYGKLNEHNGKIPRDNWLLANETEKIVNWYKEHPFDGYRRCCYMMMDADVVAVSPATVYRVLSKAGMLNNRNVRPSRKGTGFTQPLKAHAHWHIDISYINCGGTFYYLCTVLDGFSRLIVHYELKEQMKEADVELILQRAREKYPDAAPRIISDNGPQFIARDFKEFIRLTGMTHVRTSPYYPQSNGKLERYHKSLKTECIRPRSAETQDEARRNIDEYVTYYNTIRLHSSLGFITPGQMLDGKQKEIFEEREMKLSKAREERRIKRSKIRELTN, from the coding sequence ATCCGGGAACAGACCGGGCTGGCCCTGAGCTGGCTTCTTGCTAAAGCATCTCTTGGTAAAAGCCGGTTTTATGACTGGCGTAAACGATACGGAAAACTCAATGAGCACAATGGTAAAATACCTCGGGACAACTGGTTGCTGGCGAATGAAACCGAAAAGATTGTTAACTGGTATAAAGAGCATCCGTTTGATGGATATCGCAGGTGCTGCTATATGATGATGGATGCGGATGTTGTTGCGGTCAGTCCGGCCACGGTGTACAGAGTCCTTTCAAAAGCAGGGATGCTGAACAATCGGAACGTACGCCCGTCCAGGAAGGGAACCGGCTTCACTCAGCCATTAAAAGCCCATGCTCATTGGCATATTGATATTTCCTACATCAACTGTGGCGGCACCTTTTATTATCTGTGCACGGTACTCGATGGATTCAGCCGGTTGATCGTTCACTATGAGCTCAAGGAACAGATGAAAGAGGCCGACGTAGAGCTGATTCTTCAGCGTGCGAGAGAAAAATATCCTGATGCGGCTCCGAGAATTATAAGTGATAACGGCCCGCAGTTCATCGCCCGGGATTTCAAGGAGTTTATTCGTCTGACAGGCATGACGCATGTGAGAACCAGCCCGTATTATCCGCAGAGCAACGGTAAGCTTGAGCGTTATCATAAAAGTCTGAAAACCGAATGCATTCGTCCCAGAAGTGCAGAAACTCAGGATGAAGCTCGTCGGAATATTGATGAATATGTTACCTATTACAACACGATCCGCTTACACAGTTCGCTTGGATTTATCACACCCGGGCAAATGCTGGATGGGAAGCAGAAAGAAATATTTGAAGAGCGGGAAATGAAGTTATCGAAAGCCCGGGAAGAGCGCCGAATAAAGCGGAGCAAAATCCGGGAGTTAACCAACTAA